Proteins from one Cicer arietinum cultivar CDC Frontier isolate Library 1 chromosome 3, Cicar.CDCFrontier_v2.0, whole genome shotgun sequence genomic window:
- the LOC101500193 gene encoding uncharacterized protein isoform X2 yields the protein MQSESNNNNQLVVQNSGSLSFSSHLSKEDEEMSKSALSTFRAKEEEIEKKKMEVREKVQLQLGRVEEETKRLATIREELEALADPMRKDVSIVRKKIDSINKELKPLGHTCQKKEKEYKDALEAFNEKNREKVQLITKLMELVSESEKLRMKKLEELSKNIDSMQMQ from the exons ATGCAGAGTGAAAGCAACAACAATAACCAGTTGGTAGTTCAGAATTCTGGAAGTTTAAGCTTCAGTAGTCACTTGTCTAAGGAAGATGAAGAGATGTCAAAATCTGCTCTTTCAACTTTCAGAgctaaagaagaagaaattgaaaagaagaaGATGGAAGTCAGAGAAAAGGTTCAGCTTCAGTTGGGTCGTGTTGAAGAAGAAACCAAACGTCTTGCTACCATTCGTgag GAGCTTGAAGCCCTTGCAGATCCAATGAGGAAAGATGTTTCAATTGTCCGAAAGAAGATTGATTCAataaacaaagaattaaagccACTTGGTCATACCTGCCAGAAGAAG GAGAAAGAATACAAAGATGCCCTTGAAGCTTTTAATGAAAAGAACAGGGAAAAAGTACAGCTAATTACTAAATTAATGGAG CTGGTGAGCGAAAGTGAAAAGTTGAGGATGAAGAAGCTGGAGGAGCTGAGTAAGAACATAGATTCCATGCAAATGCAATGA
- the LOC101500193 gene encoding uncharacterized protein isoform X1, whose amino-acid sequence MQSESNNNNQLVVQNSGSLSFSSHLSKEDEEMSKSALSTFRAKEEEIEKKKMEVREKVQLQLGRVEEETKRLATIREEYQELEALADPMRKDVSIVRKKIDSINKELKPLGHTCQKKEKEYKDALEAFNEKNREKVQLITKLMELVSESEKLRMKKLEELSKNIDSMQMQ is encoded by the exons ATGCAGAGTGAAAGCAACAACAATAACCAGTTGGTAGTTCAGAATTCTGGAAGTTTAAGCTTCAGTAGTCACTTGTCTAAGGAAGATGAAGAGATGTCAAAATCTGCTCTTTCAACTTTCAGAgctaaagaagaagaaattgaaaagaagaaGATGGAAGTCAGAGAAAAGGTTCAGCTTCAGTTGGGTCGTGTTGAAGAAGAAACCAAACGTCTTGCTACCATTCGTgag gaATATCAGGAGCTTGAAGCCCTTGCAGATCCAATGAGGAAAGATGTTTCAATTGTCCGAAAGAAGATTGATTCAataaacaaagaattaaagccACTTGGTCATACCTGCCAGAAGAAG GAGAAAGAATACAAAGATGCCCTTGAAGCTTTTAATGAAAAGAACAGGGAAAAAGTACAGCTAATTACTAAATTAATGGAG CTGGTGAGCGAAAGTGAAAAGTTGAGGATGAAGAAGCTGGAGGAGCTGAGTAAGAACATAGATTCCATGCAAATGCAATGA
- the LOC101500728 gene encoding growth-regulating factor 4, producing the protein MDFDLKQWRNQHESEEQQHHSTKMPKLLLHSETHQQQSSVTPALPFFLESNNTKVSNLSDSTLPSNTNRFPRMGSHFSLSQWQELELQALIFRYMLAGASVPTELLQPIKKSLIHSPLHFLHHPLQHFQPTPLLQTGYWGRGAMDPEPGRCRRTDGKKWRCSRDVVAGQKYCERHMHRGRNRSRKPVELPTPTSSAIGGGGGGSFSASSSISSQPLTTSFMKSPFHHLLHLNERPSGTKNEDKRILFESEDHVGGDGRSGTQMLRHFFDDWPRSLQESDNAENNVGSSTCLSISMPGNNNTSSSDVSLKLSTGYGEEPCPRNENVGLENDNQQLQLNWAGGWNSTNNQVASMGGPLAEAFRSSTSTSSSPTSVLHQLPRSSGSETSYIST; encoded by the exons atgGACTTTGATCTGAAACAATGGAGAAACCAGCATGAGTCAGAGGAACAACAACATCATTCTACAAAGATGCCAAAACTTCTTCTTCACTCTGAAACTCATCAACAACAATCTTCTGTTACTCCTGCTCTCCCTTTCTTTCTAGAATCCAACAACACCAAAGTCAGCAACTTGTCAGATTCAACATTACCTTCCAACACCAACAGATTCCCCA GAATGGGAAGCCATTTTAGCTTGTCTCAGTGGCAAGAACTTGAGTTACAGGCATTGATATTCAGATACATGTTAGCTGGTGCTTCTGTTCCTACTGAACTTCTTCAACCTATCAAGAAAAGCCTTATCCATTCACctcttcattttcttcatcaCCCTCTTCAACATTTTCAACCTACACCTT TGTTGCAAACAGGGTATTGGGGAAGAGGAGCCATGGATCCAGAACCTGGTCGGTGCCGGAGAACCGACGGCAAAAAGTGGCGGTGCTCGAGGGACGTGGTGGCCGGACAAAAGTATTGTGAACGTCACATGCATCGTGGTAGAAACCGTTCAAGAAAGCCTGTGGAACTTCCCACACCAACTAGTAGTGCcattggtggtggtggtggtggatctTTCTCTGCttcttcttctatttcttcTCAGCCTCTTACTACTTCATTCATGAAATCTCCTTTTCATCACCTCCTTCACCTTAATGAACG TCCCTCTGGGACCAAGAATGAAGACAAGAGGATCTTATTTGAAAGCGAAGATCATGTGGGTGGGGATGGAAGATCAGGTACCCAAATGCTAAGACATTTTTTTGATGATTGGCCACGATCACTCCAAGAATCTGACAATGCTGAAAACAATGTTGGGTCATCCACATGCCTCTCAATTTCAATGCCAGGAAATAACAACACTTCTTCTTCAGATGTGTCATTGAAATTGTCCACTGGCTATGGAGAAGAACCATGTCCAAGAAATGAGAATGTGGGCCTAGAAAATGATAACCAACAATTGCAATTGAATTGGGCCGGAGGGTGGAATTCGACTAATAATCAAGTGGCTTCAATGGGTGGACCACTAGCAGAAGCATTTAGATCATCTACTTCAACTTCTTCTTCACCTACTAGTGTTTTACATCAATTGCCTCGTTCTTCCGGTTCTGAGACTAGCTACATTAGTACCTAA
- the LOC140919561 gene encoding uncharacterized protein, which produces MDLDLALRIDRPSTPKDSSSSEEKLEYEKWDRSNRISLMIIKRGIPEVFRGAVSDEIVTAKNFLVEMEKRFVKSDKAETSSLLQNLISMKYQGKGNIREHIMMMSNIASKLKGLKLELSDDLLIHLVLLSLPSQFSQFKVTYNCQKEKWTLNELISLCVQEEDRLKQDRTESAHFTSISKDKGKRKRIEEPKNKAAAKGPEQKKQTTDNNCFFCRSSGHVKKDCAKYHAWRVKKGLPELPKA; this is translated from the exons atggatctagaccttgcattaagaattgatcgaccctctactcctaaggactctagttcttctgaagaaaaattagagtatgagaaatgggatcgctcaaatcgcataagtcttatgatcataaagcGTGGGATTCCTGAAGTCTTTAGAGGTGCTGTCTCGGATGAGATAGTTACAGCTAAAAATTtccttgttgagatggaaaaacgctttgtaaaaagtgataaggctgaaacaagttctttgcttcagaatttaatttccatgaagtatcaaggcaagggaaatataagagagcacattatgatgatgtccaacattgcttctaagcttaaaggtctaaagcttgagttgtcagatgacttactcattcatttagtattgctgtctcttccttcgcaattcagtcagtttaaggtgacttataattgtcaaaaggagaaatggactcttaatgagctcatttcattatgtgtgcaagaagaggacaggctgaagcaagataggactgaaagtgctcactttactagcatctctaaagacaagggcaaaaggaaaagaattgaggagcccaagaacaaagctgctgctaagggtccagaacaaaagaagcagactacggataacaactgcttcttctgcaggagttctggacacgtgaagaaggattgtgccaaatatcacgcttggcgtgttaagaaag ggttgcctgaacttccgaaagcctag